Proteins from a genomic interval of Hippocampus zosterae strain Florida chromosome 14, ASM2543408v3, whole genome shotgun sequence:
- the ccdc177 gene encoding coiled-coil domain-containing protein 177 — translation MVDPSEAEEQNSKSIAPQLGTSSVVPGEQRLPDQADGAITEEESNVCDFQTPPTNGSQPSPCHISSQGAESPPPPPESPPPPPESPPPPPESPPPPPPEPEGDPSPKLHLDLYNFDCPAAEGSRYVLTSPRSLEACARCGVKPVELLSRPLSDFAREAPGRSMRVATGLFEVYERDRHAKLRHCREERERIVREEKRRAMQAAVNSCTSPLEQHQVPTKPPTQETPSSVSASKPARSLQSKATKVGSTGPKQSSGKILRPESSGPQKVLRKSSRSKPSSTYPRPTPKAPVFVRAKSTLTPSVSKVNGAAGGGSFSHHNGHSHPKALSSKSHSLESLQRKTEAVCSSASNTTTCTSSESGTSSHSWDGRRDHWAKASSPRTRTLAAFNSLMGRSLSLGDLSHSPQTTQKVERIVKEVRRRGLNAVSERDRKIAALMLARYQEEDIMSQTRYVAQLQWDTQRRMEELRRERDERDKQRAVQEGQRLWQTQVSTRQRRLGREERRLAAAKMRQAEESEKQWRELAERQERKRLRKLQQAAREEKHKKSLQEQNLKALEEERAAVLEQERLLLREKLTMAELKRQEKEHQSQEERRGLNKAERRRHAALIQEIARREQEECEEVKRAAQEKLNRSLENYEHIVERRGQELREKAKREDDQIQRARRAAENLERRQRRLLEARAREADERARQAVLSAEERAKEKARRAVQNRREKERLQRLNRQRVEEEERQRRRELLQSIERKLEKSEQIFKEKRAVLESARSVARASFHVRDKVREETNGRTFDKMALEAQLKAGLDDK, via the coding sequence ATGGTGGACCCCTCGGAGGCTGAGGAGCAGAATTCCAAGTCCATTGCCCCGCAACTGGGCACCTCAAGCGTTGTTCCCGGAGAACAGCGCTTGCCGGACCAGGCGGATGGCGCCATCACAGAGGAGGAAAGCAACGTCTGCGATTTCCAGACGCCACCTACCAACGGCTCACAGCCAAGCCCCTGCCACATCTCGTCTCAGGGGGCGGAGTCACCGCCGCCTCCACCGGAGTCACCGCCGCCTCCACCGGAGtcaccgccgcctccgccggagtcaccgcctccgccgcctccgGAACCCGAAGGCGACCCATCACCCAAGCTCCACCTTGATTTGTACAACTTCGACTGTCCGGCGGCCGAGGGCAGCCGTTACGTGTTGACGAGCCCGCGCTCGTTGGAGGCGTGCGCCCGCTGCGGCGTCAAACCCGTGGAACTGCTGTCCCGCCCGCTCTCCGACTTTGCCCGCGAGGCACCGGGTCGCTCCATGAGGGTGGCGACGGGTCTTTTCGAGGTCTACGAGCGGGACCGTCACGCCAAGCTGCGCCATTGCAGGGAAGAGCGGGAGCGGATCGTCAGGGAGGAGAAGCGACGGGCGATGCAGGCGGCGGTCAACAGTTGCACGTCGCCGTTGGAGCAACACCAGGTTCCCACTAAGCCTCCGACACAAGAGACCCCCAGCTCGGTTTCAGCTTCCAAACCGGCCCGCTCACTCCAATCCAAAGCAACCAAAGTCGGTTCCACGGGTCCCAAGCAGTCCTCGGGTAAAATCCTACGACCGGAGTCAAGTGGTCCTCAAAAGGTACTCCGCAAGTCTTCCAGGAGCAAACCTTCCAGCACGTACCCCAGACCGACACCGAAAGCTCCCGTCTTCGTCAGAGCCAAATCCACATTGACGCCATCGGTGTCAAAAGTGAACGGCGCCGCGGGAGGTGGTTCGTTTTCGCACCACAATGGACACTCGCATCCCAAAGCGCTCTCGTCGAAAAGCCACTCCTTGGAGTCCCTGCAGAGGAAGACCGAGGCCGTTTGCTCCTCCGCCTCCAATACCACCACCTGCACCTCCTCAGAATCCGGAACCTCGTCACACAGCTGGGACGGGCGGCGGGACCACTGGGCCAAAGCGTCCAGCCCTCGGACTCGGACGCTGGCCGCGTTCAACTCGCTGATGGGCCGCAGCCTCAGCCTGGGGGACCTGAGCCACTCGCCGCAAACCACGCAGAAGGTGGAGCGTATCGTGAAGGAGGTGAGGCGGCGTGGCCTGAACGCCGTGTCGGAGCGCGACCGCAAGATCGCGGCGCTGATGCTGGCCCGGTACCAGGAGGAGGACATCATGAGCCAGACCCGCTACGTGGCCCAACTGCAGTGGGACACCCAGCGGCGGATGGAGGAGCTCCGGCGGGAGCGGGACGAACGCGACAAGCAACGGGCGGTGCAGGAGGGCCAGCGCCTGTGGCAGACGCAGGTGTCCACCCGGCAACGGCGGCTCGGCCGCGAGGAGCGCCGGTTGGCCGCCGCCAAGATGCGGCAAGCCGAGGAGAGCGAGAAGCAGTGGCGCGAGCTCGCCGAGCGGCAGGAGCGCAAGCGCCTGCGCAAGTTGCAGCAAGCGGCGCGCGAAGAGAAGCACAAGAAGTCCTTGCAGGAGCAGAACCTCAAGGCCCTGGAGGAGGAACGGGCGGCCGTGCTGGAGCAGGAACGCCTGCTACTAAGGGAGAAGCTCACCATGGCCGAGCTCAAGCGGCAGGAGAAGGAACATCAGTCCCAGGAGGAGCGGCGGGGCCTGAACAAGGCTGAGCGCCGGCGCCACGCCGCCCTCATCCAAGAGATCGCCCGGCGCGAGCAGGAGGAGTGCGAGGAGGTCAAGCGGGCGGCGCAGGAGAAACTCAACCGCTCTCTGGAGAACTACGAGCACATCGTGGAGCGACGGGGCCAAGAGCTGCGGGAGAAGGCCAAGCGCGAGGACGACCAGATCCAGCGAGCCCGCCGGGCCGCCGAAAACCTGGAGCGCCGGCAGCGGAGGCTGCTGGAGGCCCGAGCCCGCGAGGCGGACGAGCGGGCCCGACAGGCGGTGCTGTCGGCCGAGGAGCGAGCCAAGGAGAAGGCCCGGCGCGCCGTGCAGAACCGGCGGGAGAAGGAGCGGCTGCAGCGCCTCAACCGCCAAcgcgtggaggaggaggagcggcagcggcggcgcgaGCTGCTGCAGTCCATCGAGCGCAAGTTGGAGAAGAGCGAGCAGATCTTCAAGGAGAAGCGCGCCGTGCTGGAGAGCGCTCGCTCCGTGGCGCGCGCCTCCTTCCACGTAAGGGACAAAGTACGCGAGGAGACCAACGGGCGCACCTTTGACAAGATGGCGCTGGAAGCTCAACTCAAAGCCGGCCTGGATGACAAATAA